From Veillonella dispar, one genomic window encodes:
- a CDS encoding P-loop NTPase, whose amino-acid sequence MGEIIGVVSGKGGVGKTTVTACLGAALSHAGHRVLLCDGDFGLRDLDLVLGVADEIIYDALDASEDKEYTDDAIVSIAENLDFLPASQSARWEDIGRKKYKKLVRRLCDVYDYILIDAPAGIGKGIESILDLVNRCIVVTHPLWVSLRNGARMIQVCEEHNIRDFAIAFNAVPTDGEDIDLYDMLEVLRAEYVGAMIPYDEDILTYTQDGHLLDLASHEFRNVLAPLVDYVVTGDCWEDYDVQKQFDAYVTKKKAAKEEASTPTLASAGESIFEDSNNVLYINRGGWTTQRLLVQGKQSLWRRRKLK is encoded by the coding sequence ATGGGCGAAATCATTGGTGTTGTATCCGGCAAGGGTGGCGTAGGTAAAACAACTGTCACTGCATGCTTGGGTGCAGCCTTAAGTCATGCAGGGCACCGCGTATTGCTCTGTGATGGGGACTTTGGATTGCGCGATTTGGATCTTGTGTTAGGTGTAGCAGATGAAATCATCTATGATGCACTAGATGCGAGTGAAGATAAAGAATATACAGATGATGCTATTGTATCAATTGCAGAAAATCTAGATTTCTTACCGGCTAGTCAAAGTGCGCGTTGGGAAGATATAGGTCGTAAGAAGTATAAGAAATTAGTTCGTCGACTTTGTGATGTATATGACTATATTTTGATTGATGCTCCAGCCGGTATTGGTAAGGGCATAGAATCTATTTTAGACTTAGTAAATCGCTGTATTGTTGTAACACATCCGTTATGGGTATCCTTACGTAATGGAGCGCGCATGATTCAAGTGTGTGAGGAACATAATATTCGCGATTTTGCTATTGCTTTTAATGCAGTACCTACAGATGGTGAAGACATAGACTTATACGATATGCTAGAAGTTCTTCGTGCCGAATATGTAGGGGCTATGATTCCTTATGATGAAGATATCCTAACATATACACAAGATGGTCATTTGTTAGACCTTGCTTCTCATGAGTTTCGTAATGTATTAGCACCTCTTGTAGACTATGTTGTGACAGGCGATTGTTGGGAAGATTATGATGTACAAAAACAATTTGATGCCTATGTAACTAAGAAAAAAGCGGCTAAAGAAGAAGCAAGTACACCGACTCTTGCTTCAGCTGGTGAGTCTATCTTTGAAGACTCGAATAATGTTCTCTATATTAATCGCGGCGGTTGGACTACTCAGCGCTTATTAGTGCAAGGTAAGCAAAGCTTATGGCGCCGTCGTAAATTGAAATAG